A stretch of Desulfurivibrio alkaliphilus AHT 2 DNA encodes these proteins:
- a CDS encoding ABC transporter permease: MSPWREGFKRLRRYPSALAGLLIIVALLAMALYAVLAIPYADAQRLWRGGEIWYDLPVNAAPQWLDRLTGGQAPPTLKVTSRDAAVQSRLFDQVRIQEQTLRVDFYYQQFPSEINLFLAADFTRRQPFVRMLWRTPDGVEIPLGARRIGASERISISQDQALARRLGAPPQIGLFAEPAPPEGLAGGEPGVRQGSYQLVLETVHFEPDTTIEAELVVYGRVHGLAGTDHQRRDLLVALLWGTPVALAFGLLAAVGTTVTTLIIAAVGVWYRGWVDAVIQRLTEVNIILPLLPILVMVGTLYSTSIWLMLGVVVALGIFSAGIKMYRAMLLPIREAPYIEAAQAYGAGSGRIVLRYMVPRILPVLIPTFVTLIPTYVFLEASLAVLGLGDPILPTWGKVLHDAQAQSALYHGFYYWVIGPALLLMLTGLGFAMLGFALDRVFNPRLRNL; this comes from the coding sequence ATGAGTCCGTGGCGCGAGGGTTTTAAAAGGCTGCGGCGTTACCCTTCGGCCCTGGCCGGGCTGTTGATTATTGTCGCCCTGTTGGCCATGGCGCTCTACGCCGTGCTGGCCATTCCCTATGCCGATGCCCAGCGACTCTGGCGTGGCGGCGAGATCTGGTATGATCTGCCGGTCAATGCTGCTCCCCAGTGGCTGGATCGGCTTACCGGCGGTCAGGCGCCGCCTACGCTGAAGGTGACCAGCCGGGATGCCGCGGTGCAAAGCAGGCTTTTTGACCAGGTGCGCATCCAGGAACAGACCCTGAGAGTTGATTTTTATTACCAGCAGTTTCCCAGCGAGATTAACCTGTTCCTGGCGGCCGATTTTACCCGGCGGCAACCGTTTGTCCGCATGCTCTGGCGCACCCCTGACGGGGTGGAAATTCCATTGGGGGCCCGCCGGATCGGGGCCAGTGAGCGGATTTCGATCTCTCAGGATCAGGCCTTGGCTCGCCGCCTGGGAGCACCACCCCAGATTGGCCTTTTCGCCGAGCCTGCACCGCCGGAGGGTCTGGCTGGCGGGGAGCCTGGGGTGCGCCAGGGGAGTTACCAACTGGTGCTGGAGACGGTCCATTTTGAACCCGACACCACCATTGAGGCTGAACTGGTGGTTTATGGTCGGGTGCATGGTCTGGCCGGGACCGATCACCAGCGCCGGGACCTGCTGGTGGCTTTGTTGTGGGGAACCCCGGTGGCGCTGGCGTTCGGGCTGCTGGCGGCGGTGGGCACCACCGTCACCACCCTGATCATTGCCGCCGTGGGGGTCTGGTACCGGGGCTGGGTGGATGCCGTGATTCAGCGGCTTACCGAGGTGAATATCATCCTCCCCTTGCTGCCCATCCTGGTCATGGTGGGCACCTTGTATTCCACCAGTATCTGGCTGATGCTGGGGGTGGTGGTGGCGCTGGGGATCTTCAGCGCCGGAATCAAGATGTACCGCGCCATGCTGCTGCCCATCCGCGAGGCGCCTTACATTGAAGCGGCCCAGGCATACGGGGCCGGTAGCGGCCGGATCGTGCTGCGCTACATGGTGCCCCGGATTCTGCCGGTATTGATTCCGACCTTTGTCACCCTGATTCCCACCTATGTCTTTTTGGAGGCCTCGCTGGCGGTGCTGGGGCTGGGTGATCCGATACTGCCCACCTGGGGCAAGGTGCTGCATGACGCCCAGGCGCAGAGTGCCTTATACCACGGTTTTTACTACTGGGTCATCGGTCCGGCCTTGCTGCTGATGCTTACCGGCCTGGGTTTTGCCATGCTTGGTTTTGCCTTGGATCGGGTTTTTAATCCCCGCTTGAGGAATCTCTAA
- a CDS encoding ABC transporter ATP-binding protein — MPPDQLLKIQDLRMSYATERGMVRAVDGVDLEIRRNEALVVLGESGCGKSSLAKALLRILPRNACPPTGQVLLDGVNILALPEERFRREVRWLRLALVMQAAMNALNPVVRIGEQVAEPLRIHRGWSRRQAAGKAAAAFEEVGISPDFLARYPHELSGGMRQRAVLAMALIAEPDLVILDEPTSALDVLTQAAIMNVLKRIKRERGTSFVLITHDVATSSELADRVALMYAGQVVEEASAEIFFSRPAHPYSQMLMAAVPKLHQREKPVGIPGRPPSLLEPPAGCRFGGRCPHHSPACVEVPAMVELAGRHRVRCRLQLAGGAP, encoded by the coding sequence ATGCCCCCGGACCAGCTGCTTAAGATTCAGGATCTGCGGATGAGTTACGCCACCGAGCGGGGTATGGTACGGGCGGTGGACGGGGTCGACCTGGAGATCAGGCGCAATGAGGCACTGGTGGTCCTGGGCGAATCCGGTTGCGGCAAGAGTTCCCTGGCCAAGGCCCTGCTCCGTATTCTGCCGCGCAATGCCTGCCCTCCCACCGGCCAGGTGCTGCTCGACGGGGTGAATATTTTAGCCCTGCCCGAGGAGCGTTTTCGCCGCGAGGTGCGCTGGTTACGCCTGGCGTTGGTGATGCAGGCGGCGATGAATGCCTTGAATCCGGTGGTGCGGATCGGTGAGCAGGTGGCCGAGCCGCTGCGGATTCACCGCGGTTGGTCGCGCCGGCAAGCTGCTGGTAAAGCGGCGGCGGCCTTCGAGGAGGTGGGTATTTCCCCCGATTTCCTGGCCCGTTATCCCCATGAGCTCTCCGGCGGCATGCGCCAACGGGCGGTGCTGGCCATGGCCCTGATCGCCGAACCCGACCTGGTGATCCTGGATGAGCCCACCTCCGCCCTGGATGTATTAACCCAGGCCGCCATCATGAACGTGCTTAAGCGGATCAAGCGGGAACGGGGAACCAGCTTTGTGTTGATTACCCACGACGTGGCGACCTCCAGTGAACTGGCGGACCGGGTGGCGTTGATGTATGCCGGGCAGGTGGTAGAAGAAGCCAGCGCAGAAATTTTCTTCAGCCGGCCGGCCCACCCCTACTCGCAGATGTTGATGGCGGCTGTACCCAAGTTACACCAGCGCGAGAAACCGGTGGGCATTCCCGGGCGACCGCCCAGTTTGTTGGAGCCGCCGGCCGGTTGCCGTTTTGGCGGCCGTTGCCCGCACCACTCTCCGGCCTGTGTCGAGGTTCCGGCAATGGTGGAGCTTGCTGGACGCCATCGGGTGCGGTGCCGGTTGCAGCTTGCGGGAGGTGCGCCATGA
- a CDS encoding ABC transporter ATP-binding protein, protein MKLPLLMVKGLQTHFELRQWGVWRLGVVRAVDGVDFTLAAGESAAVVGESGCGKSTLARTLLGLYRPTGGEVLFAGRSLANMRGADMKEYRARVGYVQQDPYGALPPFMTVHRALAEPLIINGVRSRAERERRIAAALEEVGLGAAAEVRDSYPHQLSGGQQQRVVIARALLLRPQLIIADEPVSMLDASVRVEILELLTRVQTEHRIALLYITHDLSTVRHYAQRVMVMYAGRMVEQAPVESLLDRPRHPYTEALLEALADPDAANARRERRVPKGEPPSLLNPPAGCRFHPRCPKLVAGTCESKAPPTCRPAADHQVACWLYA, encoded by the coding sequence ATGAAACTGCCGTTGCTGATGGTAAAGGGGTTGCAGACCCATTTTGAGTTGAGGCAATGGGGGGTTTGGCGTTTGGGGGTGGTGCGTGCCGTGGATGGGGTGGATTTTACCCTGGCTGCCGGTGAGTCGGCGGCGGTGGTGGGGGAGAGTGGCTGCGGTAAAAGTACCCTGGCCCGGACCCTGTTGGGGCTGTATCGCCCCACCGGCGGGGAGGTGCTGTTTGCCGGGCGATCGCTGGCCAATATGCGGGGGGCGGATATGAAGGAGTACCGCGCTCGGGTGGGGTACGTCCAGCAGGATCCCTACGGGGCTCTACCCCCTTTCATGACGGTGCACCGGGCGTTGGCCGAACCACTGATTATCAACGGGGTACGCTCGCGGGCCGAACGTGAGCGGCGCATTGCGGCGGCCCTGGAGGAGGTTGGGTTGGGGGCGGCGGCGGAGGTGCGGGACAGCTACCCCCACCAGTTAAGCGGCGGTCAGCAGCAGCGGGTGGTGATCGCCCGGGCCCTGTTGCTGCGACCGCAGTTGATCATTGCCGATGAACCGGTCTCCATGCTGGATGCCTCGGTGCGGGTGGAGATTCTGGAGCTGTTGACCCGGGTGCAGACCGAACATCGCATCGCCCTGCTCTACATCACCCACGATCTTTCCACGGTTCGCCATTACGCCCAGCGGGTGATGGTGATGTACGCCGGCCGCATGGTGGAACAGGCGCCGGTGGAGTCATTGCTGGATCGCCCCCGGCATCCTTACACCGAGGCGCTGCTCGAGGCCCTGGCCGATCCCGATGCCGCTAATGCTCGCCGCGAACGCCGGGTGCCGAAGGGGGAGCCGCCAAGCCTGCTCAATCCGCCGGCCGGCTGCCGCTTTCATCCGCGATGCCCAAAGCTTGTCGCCGGAACCTGCGAGAGCAAGGCGCCGCCGACCTGCCGGCCCGCTGCCGACCACCAGGTCGCCTGCTGGTTATACGCTTAA
- a CDS encoding HD domain-containing protein codes for MDAEHNNQHSTTPGQPDGKELLFGLTRSEYGHLPPRLEKLLADVADLYAGRWPSHEACEVEYHDFVHALDVALAVARIMAGWNRANPDDRIGVELYTWTVAAALFHDAGYIKDKGDRDGHGGKFTITHVRRGMTMAEEYLRRSGWPERAALFVATAIALTDYRQPPTMDLGRLNAQERIAARMLPTADLIGQFGDKHYAAKIDGLFAEFQEMYAHQQQDQRPTVNPVPMFRSAQEIRNTIDEFYNNFVSPRLAEFGHLERYLDVFYGQQANPYRTNITANLNKYRNSKGS; via the coding sequence ATGGATGCGGAACACAACAACCAACATAGCACCACCCCCGGCCAGCCGGACGGCAAGGAGTTGCTTTTCGGCCTCACCAGGTCGGAATACGGCCACCTGCCGCCACGGCTGGAAAAGCTGCTGGCCGATGTAGCGGACCTCTATGCCGGCCGCTGGCCCAGCCATGAAGCGTGTGAGGTTGAGTATCACGATTTTGTTCATGCCTTGGATGTAGCCCTGGCGGTGGCCCGGATCATGGCCGGCTGGAACCGGGCCAACCCCGACGACCGCATCGGCGTGGAGTTGTACACCTGGACCGTGGCAGCCGCCCTGTTCCACGATGCCGGCTACATCAAAGACAAAGGCGACCGGGATGGCCACGGGGGCAAATTCACCATCACCCATGTCCGGCGCGGCATGACCATGGCCGAAGAGTATCTGCGCCGCTCCGGCTGGCCGGAACGGGCCGCCCTTTTTGTCGCCACCGCCATCGCCCTGACCGATTACCGGCAGCCACCCACCATGGACCTTGGCCGACTCAATGCCCAGGAACGGATAGCCGCTCGGATGCTGCCCACCGCCGACCTGATCGGCCAGTTTGGCGACAAGCATTATGCGGCAAAGATTGACGGGCTGTTTGCCGAATTTCAGGAGATGTACGCCCACCAGCAGCAGGATCAGCGGCCAACCGTCAACCCCGTGCCGATGTTCCGCTCCGCCCAGGAAATCCGGAATACCATTGACGAATTCTACAATAATTTCGTCTCCCCGCGCCTGGCGGAATTCGGTCACCTGGAGCGGTATCTGGATGTCTTTTACGGCCAGCAGGCCAACCCCTACCGGACCAACATTACCGCCAACCTCAACAAATATCGTAATTCCAAGGGAAGTTAA
- a CDS encoding 3-isopropylmalate dehydratase large subunit: MGQTIVEKIFAAHRRDTPTPENIILDLDVVMCHEITTPIAVTDLEARGMDRVFDPDKIKVVIDHVTPAKDSKTATQGKILRDWARRQNIRDFFDIGRNGVCHALFPEKGFIRPGYTVIMGDSHTCTHGAFGAFAAGVGTTDLEVGILKGVCSFRLPRTIKVEINGKLPAGVYAKDVILYIIKTITVNGATDRVLEFAGPVVDAMSMEARMTLCNMAIEAGATCGICPPDKTTAEYLWPFIQNDYATVDQAAADFRQWHSDPDAAYEQVLEFDVSTLAPQVTFGFKPDEVKDITAMEGVPVDQIYIGSCTNGRIEDLREAAKVLKGRRIADQVRGILSPATPKVYNQAMEEGLLKIFQEAGFCVTNPTCGACLGMSNGVLAEGEVCASTTNRNFNGRMGKGGIVHLMSPLSAAAAAVAGKITDPRPLLV; encoded by the coding sequence ATGGGACAGACCATCGTTGAAAAAATCTTCGCCGCCCACCGCCGCGATACCCCGACCCCGGAAAACATCATCCTCGATCTTGATGTGGTGATGTGTCATGAAATCACAACGCCCATCGCCGTTACCGATCTTGAGGCCCGCGGCATGGACCGGGTTTTCGACCCGGACAAGATCAAGGTGGTGATCGATCATGTCACCCCGGCCAAGGATTCCAAGACCGCCACCCAGGGTAAAATTCTCCGCGACTGGGCGCGGCGCCAGAATATCCGCGACTTTTTCGATATCGGCCGCAACGGGGTCTGCCATGCCCTGTTCCCGGAAAAGGGTTTTATCCGGCCGGGCTACACGGTGATCATGGGAGACTCCCACACCTGCACCCACGGCGCCTTCGGCGCCTTTGCCGCCGGGGTGGGCACCACCGATCTGGAGGTGGGTATTTTGAAAGGGGTCTGCTCTTTTCGCCTGCCCCGGACCATTAAGGTGGAGATCAACGGCAAGCTACCGGCCGGGGTCTATGCCAAAGATGTGATTCTGTACATTATCAAAACCATCACGGTCAACGGGGCCACCGACCGGGTGCTGGAGTTTGCCGGCCCGGTGGTGGATGCCATGAGCATGGAGGCCCGGATGACCCTGTGCAACATGGCCATCGAGGCCGGTGCCACCTGCGGCATCTGCCCGCCGGACAAGACCACCGCCGAGTATCTCTGGCCTTTTATCCAGAACGATTACGCCACCGTCGACCAGGCGGCGGCGGACTTCCGGCAGTGGCACTCCGACCCCGATGCCGCCTACGAGCAGGTGCTGGAATTTGATGTCTCCACTTTGGCCCCCCAGGTAACCTTCGGCTTCAAGCCCGACGAGGTCAAAGACATTACCGCCATGGAGGGAGTACCGGTGGATCAGATCTACATTGGCTCCTGCACCAATGGCCGCATCGAAGATCTGCGGGAGGCGGCCAAGGTGCTTAAAGGCAGAAGAATTGCCGACCAGGTGCGGGGCATCCTGTCACCGGCCACCCCCAAGGTATACAACCAGGCCATGGAAGAGGGCTTGCTGAAAATCTTTCAGGAGGCGGGATTCTGCGTCACCAACCCCACCTGCGGGGCCTGTCTGGGGATGAGCAACGGGGTGCTGGCGGAAGGGGAGGTCTGCGCCTCCACCACCAATCGCAATTTCAACGGCCGGATGGGCAAAGGCGGCATTGTCCACCTGATGAGCCCGCTGAGCGCCGCCGCCGCCGCGGTGGCTGGCAAAATTACCGACCCCCGGCCCCTGTTGGTTTAA
- a CDS encoding 3-isopropylmalate dehydratase small subunit — protein MKQFGGQALFLDRSDINTDEIIPAKYLTENTKMDLKPYVLEDLKLGGFDPQRDLAGKGVVVSRANFGCGSSREHAVWVFEVNEINTVIAESFARIFRQNMYNCGMLAIELPAADIEKLFNLGGEVNIEVDLATGKLTARGEQTAEFSFVLNDFDRRLVEAGGWLNYADQHY, from the coding sequence ATGAAGCAATTCGGAGGCCAGGCCCTGTTTCTGGACCGCAGTGATATCAACACCGACGAGATCATCCCGGCCAAGTACCTTACGGAAAATACCAAGATGGATCTCAAGCCCTACGTGCTTGAAGACCTCAAGCTGGGCGGTTTTGATCCTCAGCGTGATCTGGCCGGCAAGGGAGTGGTTGTCAGCCGGGCCAACTTCGGCTGCGGCTCTTCCCGGGAACATGCGGTCTGGGTTTTTGAGGTCAACGAGATCAATACCGTGATTGCCGAGAGTTTTGCCCGTATTTTTCGTCAGAATATGTATAACTGCGGCATGCTGGCCATCGAACTGCCGGCGGCGGATATTGAAAAACTGTTCAACCTTGGTGGCGAAGTTAACATCGAGGTCGATCTGGCAACCGGCAAGCTTACCGCCCGGGGGGAACAGACGGCGGAATTTTCATTTGTCCTTAACGACTTTGACCGTCGGCTGGTGGAAGCCGGCGGCTGGCTCAATTACGCCGACCAGCACTATTAA
- the rlmD gene encoding 23S rRNA (uracil(1939)-C(5))-methyltransferase RlmD, whose translation MLLTIEKIVAGGLGLGRRQDGCTVMVPGVLPQEEVLVRVRRRHRRFLTAELQEVRRAAPQRRRAPCPCYEACGGCDLQHAVYSAQLTFKQQILQELLQRAGLAEKVLPRLAPPLTAPSEFHYRQRIRMQVEQGQAGFFQTGSHRLQPVNSCLLARPEINALWQELQPHEAWQQLAAQVSALEINLDPASRRLVLLLHHRRRPRPAERRAALQLCHDLPALKGLAFLPVGHAAGPFIDRDSGPAGRLGSEALQLCLKLPVTPAGRTLELQFEPWGFSQVNEEQNRQLLTLLIELLQPAGHEIVADLHCGMGNFSLPLALLVGEVHGVDLQAAAIRGAKRNAEANRLNNCHFRQAEAHQGLAALQAAGIRPDVLLLDPPRAGCRELVATLEAPLPGKVVMISCDPATMTRDLAALLALNYQVETMRLVDMFPQTHHLETITLLSRNNSAKGA comes from the coding sequence TTGCTGCTCACCATTGAAAAAATTGTCGCCGGTGGCCTGGGGCTGGGGCGCCGGCAAGACGGCTGCACCGTGATGGTGCCGGGGGTGCTGCCGCAAGAAGAGGTTCTGGTGCGGGTGCGCCGCCGCCATCGCCGCTTTTTGACCGCCGAATTACAGGAGGTGCGGCGAGCTGCCCCCCAGCGCCGCCGGGCCCCGTGCCCCTGTTACGAGGCCTGCGGCGGCTGCGATTTACAACACGCCGTCTATTCTGCCCAACTGACTTTCAAGCAGCAGATCCTGCAGGAACTTCTGCAACGAGCCGGGCTGGCCGAAAAGGTTCTGCCCAGGCTGGCGCCGCCATTGACTGCGCCCAGCGAATTTCATTACCGGCAACGCATCCGCATGCAGGTCGAACAGGGACAGGCTGGTTTCTTCCAGACCGGCTCCCATCGTCTGCAGCCGGTTAACTCCTGTCTGCTGGCCCGTCCGGAGATCAATGCCCTGTGGCAGGAATTGCAGCCCCACGAGGCCTGGCAGCAGTTGGCCGCGCAGGTCAGCGCCCTTGAAATTAACTTGGACCCTGCCAGTCGTCGGCTGGTGCTCCTGCTGCATCATCGCCGCCGTCCCCGTCCGGCTGAACGCCGGGCGGCCCTGCAACTGTGCCATGATTTGCCGGCCCTTAAGGGGCTGGCCTTTTTGCCGGTGGGGCATGCGGCCGGGCCTTTCATCGACCGGGATTCCGGTCCTGCCGGGCGGTTGGGGTCGGAAGCGTTACAGCTTTGTCTCAAATTGCCGGTGACCCCTGCGGGGCGAACCCTGGAACTGCAATTTGAACCCTGGGGGTTCAGCCAGGTCAACGAAGAGCAGAACCGGCAACTGCTGACCCTGCTTATTGAACTGTTGCAACCGGCCGGCCACGAGATTGTGGCTGATCTGCACTGCGGGATGGGCAACTTCTCCTTGCCCCTGGCCCTGCTGGTTGGCGAGGTCCATGGCGTTGACCTGCAGGCCGCGGCCATCCGGGGGGCCAAGCGCAATGCCGAGGCCAACCGGCTCAACAACTGCCATTTCCGCCAAGCCGAGGCGCACCAGGGTTTGGCGGCGTTGCAGGCGGCTGGAATTCGACCGGATGTGCTGCTGCTTGACCCGCCCCGTGCCGGTTGCCGGGAGTTGGTGGCAACACTGGAGGCGCCTCTGCCCGGCAAGGTCGTCATGATCTCCTGTGATCCGGCCACCATGACACGCGATCTGGCCGCCTTGCTGGCCTTGAATTACCAGGTTGAGACCATGCGCCTGGTGGATATGTTTCCCCAAACCCACCATCTGGAAACCATTACTTTGTTATCCAGGAACAATAGTGCCAAAGGAGCTTAA
- a CDS encoding D-alanyl-D-alanine carboxypeptidase/D-alanyl-D-alanine-endopeptidase, with protein MPPILATLCWLLLWLLPGPAAAGLPPSVFSDGGYLLSKDGRLLLAHNHEQALVPASTWKIATGLMALEQLGPDFRFATELYRTNGALYIKGFGDPMLISEEVAAISAALAAAGISEINDIVLDDSFFQLEQANPAGSAASLRSYDAANGALVVNFNTAKIEVRADGTVHSAEPQTPTLPIMQQWAGKLPPGVHRINLSHTPAASLRYSGELFKYLFAARDIRVTGKLRHGRLPAGAELIYRHHSARTLAETVEAMLLYSNNFIANQLFLVAAAKGGDNPATWGKARVNLHDYLLELGLPPGSFRVDEGSGLSRDNRISPDALHLLLQHFRPYAELLPHWEGRLVKSGTLNGVYAYAGYFRGPEQLDPFVLILQQTANTRDRALEIMEGHWQNATGSAAPYPDHNQ; from the coding sequence ATGCCTCCAATCTTAGCCACCCTCTGCTGGCTGCTGCTGTGGCTGCTGCCCGGACCGGCCGCAGCCGGCTTGCCGCCGTCGGTCTTCAGCGACGGCGGTTACCTGCTCAGCAAGGACGGGCGCCTGCTGCTGGCCCATAACCATGAGCAGGCGCTGGTGCCGGCCAGCACCTGGAAAATCGCCACCGGCCTCATGGCTCTGGAGCAACTGGGGCCGGACTTCCGTTTTGCCACCGAATTATACCGCACAAACGGCGCTCTTTACATCAAAGGATTTGGTGATCCCATGCTGATTTCCGAAGAAGTGGCGGCAATCAGCGCCGCCCTGGCCGCAGCTGGAATCAGCGAAATCAATGATATCGTGCTCGATGATTCATTTTTTCAACTCGAACAGGCCAATCCCGCCGGCTCCGCCGCTTCCCTGCGTTCCTACGATGCCGCCAACGGCGCTCTGGTGGTGAACTTCAACACCGCCAAGATCGAGGTAAGGGCCGACGGCACGGTCCATTCGGCCGAACCCCAGACCCCCACCCTGCCGATCATGCAGCAGTGGGCCGGCAAGTTGCCGCCAGGTGTTCACCGCATCAACCTTTCCCATACGCCCGCCGCCAGCCTGCGCTACAGCGGCGAACTTTTTAAATATTTATTCGCCGCCCGGGATATCCGGGTAACCGGCAAGCTTCGCCACGGCCGGTTGCCGGCCGGCGCGGAACTGATTTACCGGCACCACTCCGCCCGAACGCTGGCGGAAACAGTGGAGGCCATGCTGCTTTATTCCAACAACTTCATCGCCAACCAGCTTTTTCTCGTCGCCGCGGCCAAAGGTGGCGACAATCCGGCAACTTGGGGCAAGGCCCGGGTCAACCTGCACGATTATCTGCTGGAACTTGGCTTACCGCCGGGAAGTTTCAGGGTGGATGAGGGCTCGGGCTTGAGCCGGGACAATCGCATCAGCCCGGATGCGTTGCACTTGTTGCTGCAGCATTTTCGCCCCTACGCGGAACTGCTGCCTCACTGGGAAGGGCGGCTGGTCAAGTCCGGCACTTTGAACGGGGTCTATGCCTACGCCGGTTATTTTCGCGGCCCTGAACAACTTGATCCCTTTGTTCTTATTCTGCAGCAAACCGCCAACACCCGAGACCGGGCCCTGGAGATCATGGAAGGGCACTGGCAAAACGCCACCGGTTCTGCCGCCCCCTACCCTGATCACAACCAATGA
- a CDS encoding rubrerythrin family protein produces the protein MGKTEENLWAAFAGESQANRKYLAFANKAEKDGYPQAAKLFRAAAHAETVHAHAHLRALKAIGDTRDNLRAAMEGELHEFEEMYPPMIETAKAEGNKAAEMSFTFAHKVEKTHAELYRQALENLDNLPETDYYVCQVCGHTEDGDSAPDKCVVCGANSRAFSKIS, from the coding sequence ATGGGCAAGACTGAAGAGAACCTGTGGGCGGCCTTTGCCGGCGAATCACAGGCCAACCGTAAATACCTGGCCTTTGCCAATAAAGCGGAAAAGGACGGCTACCCCCAGGCCGCCAAGCTGTTTCGGGCTGCGGCCCATGCCGAAACCGTACATGCCCATGCGCACCTGCGGGCCCTTAAGGCCATCGGCGACACCAGGGATAACCTGCGGGCCGCCATGGAAGGCGAGCTGCATGAGTTTGAGGAGATGTACCCGCCGATGATTGAAACCGCCAAGGCGGAAGGCAACAAGGCGGCGGAGATGTCTTTTACCTTTGCCCACAAGGTGGAAAAGACCCATGCCGAGCTGTATCGCCAGGCCCTGGAAAACCTCGACAACCTGCCCGAGACCGACTATTACGTCTGCCAGGTTTGCGGGCACACCGAGGACGGCGACAGCGCTCCGGACAAGTGCGTGGTTTGCGGGGCCAACAGCCGCGCTTTTAGCAAAATTTCCTGA
- the hemC gene encoding hydroxymethylbilane synthase, protein MWKTIRIGTRASMLALAQSNWIKGRIEAQYPGCSVELVKIVTKGDKIVDVPLAKVGGKGLFVKEIEEALLRREVDIAVHSMKDVPAELPEGLHIGIITEREKPFDAFITNNYKTLAEVPQGATIGTSSLRRKAQLARLRPDLKIEDLRGNLDTRLRKLDEGVYDAIILAAAGLNRLDLFHRATFCFQPDEMLPAVAQGAVGIELRRADEDLLQMLSFMDHRETTLAVHAERSYLKRLEGGCQVPLAGFATLAGQTLTINGLIASVDGGKMVKAKHSGPAAQAKTLGLELAEELLAMGGREILEEVYGASLK, encoded by the coding sequence ATGTGGAAAACCATACGTATCGGCACCAGGGCCAGTATGCTGGCCCTGGCCCAGTCCAACTGGATCAAAGGCCGGATCGAGGCCCAATACCCCGGCTGCAGCGTTGAGCTGGTCAAGATTGTCACCAAGGGCGACAAGATCGTGGATGTGCCTTTGGCCAAGGTGGGCGGCAAGGGGCTTTTTGTTAAGGAAATCGAGGAAGCCCTGCTGCGCCGGGAGGTTGATATCGCCGTCCACAGCATGAAGGATGTCCCCGCCGAGTTGCCGGAAGGTTTGCATATCGGGATTATCACCGAGCGGGAAAAACCTTTTGATGCCTTTATCACCAACAACTATAAAACCCTGGCCGAAGTTCCCCAGGGCGCCACCATCGGTACCAGCAGCCTGCGGCGCAAGGCGCAGTTGGCCCGGTTGCGGCCGGATCTGAAAATCGAGGATCTGCGCGGCAATCTGGACACCCGCCTGCGCAAACTGGATGAAGGGGTTTATGACGCCATCATTCTGGCCGCCGCCGGTTTGAACCGACTGGACCTGTTTCACCGGGCCACCTTCTGCTTTCAGCCGGACGAGATGCTGCCGGCGGTGGCCCAGGGGGCGGTGGGAATCGAGTTACGCCGGGCCGATGAAGATCTGCTGCAGATGCTCTCTTTCATGGATCACCGGGAAACCACCCTGGCCGTTCATGCCGAGCGCAGTTATTTGAAGCGCCTGGAGGGGGGGTGCCAGGTGCCCCTGGCCGGTTTTGCCACCTTGGCGGGGCAGACCCTGACCATCAACGGCCTGATCGCCTCGGTTGACGGTGGCAAGATGGTCAAGGCCAAGCACAGCGGCCCTGCGGCCCAGGCTAAAACTTTGGGCCTGGAGCTGGCCGAGGAACTGCTGGCCATGGGCGGCCGGGAGATCCTGGAAGAGGTTTACGGCGCCTCCCTGAAATAA